In one Pseudomonas tensinigenes genomic region, the following are encoded:
- a CDS encoding GlxA family transcriptional regulator: MASLRYGKQLGHGLTPAFETRLVSPDGKPVNSFSDVVMPVDGGLENADVIILPAFWDDFDTLCGRYPQVLPWLREQHARGAVLCGEATGVFWLAEAGLLNGKEATTYWRFFNAFAERFPKVYLNQDKHLTDADNLYCAGGTTSACDLYIYLIERFCGANVAQAVARDILYEVQRSYAPGRIGFGGQKLHQDVIILQIQHWLEEHFADKFRFEDVAREHGMSIRNFMRRFQTATGDKPLHYLQRLRIETAKGLLSGSRKSIKTISYEVGYDDASFFARLFRQHTELSPNQYRQQFQQAA, from the coding sequence CTGGCCAGCCTGCGTTATGGCAAACAACTGGGCCACGGCCTGACACCGGCGTTTGAAACGCGCCTGGTCAGCCCCGACGGCAAACCGGTGAACAGCTTCAGTGACGTCGTGATGCCGGTCGACGGCGGTCTGGAAAACGCCGATGTCATTATCCTCCCGGCGTTCTGGGACGATTTCGACACGCTGTGCGGCCGTTACCCCCAAGTGTTGCCGTGGCTGCGTGAACAGCACGCCCGTGGCGCGGTGTTGTGCGGTGAAGCCACCGGGGTGTTCTGGCTGGCCGAGGCCGGCCTGCTCAACGGCAAGGAAGCGACCACTTACTGGCGCTTCTTCAATGCCTTCGCCGAGCGCTTTCCCAAGGTCTATCTCAATCAGGACAAGCACCTGACCGATGCCGACAATTTGTATTGCGCTGGCGGCACCACGTCAGCCTGCGACCTGTACATCTACTTGATCGAGCGTTTCTGTGGGGCCAACGTCGCGCAAGCGGTGGCTCGCGATATTCTCTATGAAGTGCAGCGCAGCTATGCGCCGGGGCGTATCGGGTTCGGTGGGCAAAAGCTGCACCAGGACGTGATCATCCTGCAGATCCAGCACTGGCTCGAAGAGCATTTCGCCGACAAGTTCCGCTTCGAAGATGTCGCACGCGAGCATGGCATGAGCATCCGCAATTTCATGCGGCGCTTCCAGACCGCCACCGGTGACAAGCCACTGCATTACTTGCAACGGCTGCGTATCGAGACGGCGAAAGGCTTGCTGTCCGGCAGCCGCAAGAGCATCAAGACCATCAGTTATGAGGTCGGTTACGACGATGCGAGCTTCTTTGCGCGGTTGTTCCGTCAGCATACGGAGCTGTCGCCGAACCAGTATCGGCAGCAGTTTCAGCAGGCTGCATAA
- the zapE gene encoding cell division protein ZapE produces MTPLERYQADLKRPDFFHDAAQETAVRHLQRLYEDLIAADQNKPGLLSKLFGKKDQAPVKGLYFWGGVGRGKTYLVDTFFEALPFKEKTRTHFHRFMKRVHEEMKTLGGEKNPLTIIAKRFATESRVICFDEFFVSDITDAMILGTLMEELFKNGVTLVATSNIVPDGLYKDGLQRARFLPAIALIKQNTEIVNVDSGVDYRLRHLEQAELFHYPLDEAAHESLRKSFKALTPECTAAVENDVLMIENREIRALRTCDDVAWFDFRELCDGPRSQNDYIELGKIFHAVLLSGVEQMSVTTDDIARRFINMVDEFYDRNVKLIISAEVELKDLYTGGRLNFEFQRTLSRLLEMQSHEFLSRAHKP; encoded by the coding sequence ATGACGCCCCTAGAACGATACCAAGCTGATCTGAAACGCCCGGACTTCTTCCATGACGCCGCGCAGGAAACTGCTGTGCGTCATTTGCAGCGTCTGTACGAGGATCTGATCGCCGCCGATCAGAACAAGCCGGGTCTGCTGAGCAAGCTGTTCGGCAAAAAAGATCAGGCGCCGGTCAAGGGCCTGTATTTCTGGGGCGGCGTAGGTCGCGGCAAGACTTACCTGGTCGACACCTTCTTCGAAGCGCTGCCGTTCAAGGAAAAGACCCGCACCCACTTCCACCGCTTCATGAAGCGCGTGCACGAAGAAATGAAAACCCTCGGCGGCGAAAAAAACCCGCTGACCATCATCGCCAAGCGCTTCGCGACCGAGTCGCGGGTAATCTGCTTCGATGAGTTCTTCGTCTCCGACATCACCGACGCGATGATCCTCGGCACGCTGATGGAAGAACTGTTCAAGAACGGCGTGACCCTGGTCGCGACCTCGAACATCGTTCCGGACGGTCTGTACAAGGACGGTCTGCAACGTGCGCGCTTCCTGCCGGCGATTGCGCTGATCAAGCAGAACACCGAGATCGTCAACGTCGACAGCGGCGTCGACTACCGTCTGCGTCACCTCGAACAAGCGGAACTGTTCCACTATCCGCTCGACGAAGCCGCTCACGAAAGCCTGCGCAAGAGCTTCAAGGCACTGACGCCGGAATGCACTGCCGCGGTCGAGAACGATGTACTGATGATCGAGAACCGCGAAATCCGTGCCCTGCGGACTTGCGATGACGTGGCCTGGTTCGACTTCCGCGAACTGTGCGACGGCCCGCGTAGCCAGAACGACTATATCGAGCTGGGCAAGATCTTCCACGCCGTGCTGCTCAGCGGTGTCGAGCAGATGAGCGTCACCACCGACGACATTGCCCGCCGCTTCATCAACATGGTCGACGAGTTCTACGACCGTAACGTGAAGCTGATCATTTCGGCTGAAGTCGAGCTGAAGGATCTGTACACCGGCGGCCGTCTGAACTTCGAATTCCAGCGCACGCTGAGTCGTTTGCTGGAGATGCAATCGCACGAATTCCTGTCGCGGGCGCACAAGCCTTAA